A single window of Pontibacillus chungwhensis DNA harbors:
- a CDS encoding 3-hydroxyacyl-CoA dehydrogenase family protein yields the protein MKINKLAVIGAGSMGHQIAMLGALGGYTTVLQDVNEESLEKAKETLHGIMDKWVKKDKISEGDKNEAFNRLTFTPSLEEAASEADFVIEAVVEKLDVKRDVFSDLDKIAPAHTILATNSSTIVSSLIADATERPDRVCNMHFFFPALVMDCVEVVKGDHTSEETAQTAMEVSEQMNRTAVLLQKEISGFIANRILFAIQKEAMSLYENGYADFKDIDTITRKALSHPLGPFELLDLSGIDVGYYVMQQQYNESGNPLDQPPKTIVDKVDAGELGRKTGKGFYEYNENGKVRS from the coding sequence ATGAAAATTAATAAACTGGCCGTCATTGGCGCGGGTTCAATGGGACATCAGATTGCAATGCTTGGGGCGCTAGGGGGATATACCACCGTACTACAGGATGTAAACGAAGAGTCCCTTGAGAAAGCAAAAGAAACCTTGCACGGCATTATGGATAAATGGGTGAAGAAAGATAAGATTTCAGAAGGTGATAAAAATGAAGCCTTCAATCGCCTTACTTTTACACCAAGCCTTGAAGAGGCAGCCAGTGAGGCAGATTTCGTCATTGAGGCCGTGGTGGAAAAACTTGATGTAAAGCGCGATGTCTTCAGTGATCTTGATAAGATTGCTCCTGCACACACAATCCTTGCTACCAATAGTTCTACTATTGTAAGTTCTTTGATTGCTGACGCAACAGAGCGACCTGACAGAGTGTGCAACATGCATTTCTTCTTCCCGGCTCTTGTGATGGATTGTGTGGAGGTGGTAAAGGGGGATCACACCTCAGAAGAAACAGCCCAAACTGCGATGGAAGTTAGTGAGCAAATGAACCGGACAGCCGTCCTTCTTCAAAAAGAGATTTCAGGATTTATTGCCAATCGAATCCTTTTCGCGATCCAAAAAGAAGCTATGAGTCTCTATGAAAATGGCTACGCTGATTTCAAAGACATTGATACGATTACAAGGAAAGCCTTAAGTCATCCACTAGGTCCTTTTGAATTGCTTGATCTATCAGGTATTGACGTTGGGTATTATGTGATGCAACAGCAATACAACGAGTCAGGGAATCCTCTGGATCAGCCTCCAAAAACCATTGTGGATAAAGTAGATGCAGGAGAACTTGGACGAAAGACCGGCAAAGGATTCTATGAATATAACGAAAATGGAAAAGTGCGTTCATAA
- a CDS encoding TetR/AcrR family transcriptional regulator: MREKIINTSIALFGERGFREASIQDITRELGVTKGTFYYYFTNKEDVLMHIHLRFIEGLLDQQNLILQDKELTEREKLYANVKMIISNIKSGAQSARVFFREMRHLSEKHTSKVLPKRDEFQRNLQHIIQTGIDQGEFRSDLRADMLSFAVLGVSNWSYFWYEPDGEVSEDELTDLYMKMILEGIQI, encoded by the coding sequence ATGAGAGAGAAAATCATCAATACAAGCATAGCCCTATTCGGAGAACGAGGGTTCAGAGAAGCATCGATTCAAGATATTACAAGAGAACTCGGTGTAACGAAAGGAACCTTTTACTATTACTTTACCAATAAAGAAGACGTGTTGATGCATATTCATCTTCGGTTTATTGAAGGATTGCTCGATCAACAGAATCTCATTTTACAAGACAAAGAGCTTACGGAACGAGAGAAACTGTATGCGAATGTGAAAATGATCATCAGTAATATTAAGTCAGGTGCTCAGAGCGCCAGGGTGTTTTTCAGGGAAATGCGTCATTTAAGTGAAAAACATACCTCAAAAGTACTCCCAAAAAGAGATGAATTTCAGCGGAATTTACAGCACATTATCCAAACGGGTATCGATCAGGGAGAGTTTAGAAGTGATCTGCGCGCTGATATGCTTTCTTTTGCTGTATTAGGAGTCTCGAATTGGAGCTACTTCTGGTATGAACCGGATGGTGAGGTCTCAGAAGATGAGTTAACAGATCTTTACATGAAGATGATCCTCGAAGGGATACAAATTTAG
- a CDS encoding SDR family oxidoreductase, with amino-acid sequence MHVQQLFDLTGKTAIITGGGRGLGAQMAEAYAEAGANLVLCSRKKEACEEVARSMEEKHGVKTIALQCDVTNQDQVNEVVKQSIESFGKIDILVNNSGATWGAPSLEMPLEAWQKVMNVNASGTFLMAQAVGKVMVDQGAGKIINIASVAGLGGADPRFMDTVGYNASKGAILTLTKDLAVKWGAHGVNVNAIAPGFFPTKMSKVVLEQGGQHILDRTPLNRFGSEEDLKGAALFLASAASNYVTGETLVVDGGMQAHC; translated from the coding sequence ATGCACGTTCAACAATTATTCGATCTAACCGGAAAGACGGCTATTATTACCGGAGGAGGCCGGGGGCTTGGTGCTCAAATGGCTGAAGCATATGCAGAAGCAGGCGCCAACTTGGTTCTCTGTTCACGTAAGAAAGAAGCATGTGAAGAAGTTGCTCGGAGCATGGAAGAAAAACATGGTGTTAAAACGATTGCTTTGCAGTGTGATGTCACCAACCAAGATCAAGTAAATGAAGTTGTAAAACAATCTATAGAATCGTTTGGAAAGATTGATATCTTAGTTAATAATAGTGGAGCTACGTGGGGGGCGCCATCTTTAGAAATGCCTCTTGAAGCCTGGCAAAAGGTAATGAATGTGAATGCAAGCGGAACCTTCCTGATGGCACAAGCTGTTGGAAAAGTAATGGTCGATCAAGGCGCAGGTAAGATTATCAATATTGCTTCTGTAGCTGGATTAGGCGGGGCTGATCCTCGTTTTATGGATACAGTCGGATACAACGCGAGTAAGGGAGCAATTTTAACGCTTACGAAAGATCTCGCCGTGAAATGGGGAGCCCATGGCGTCAATGTGAACGCGATCGCCCCAGGATTCTTCCCAACCAAAATGTCAAAAGTGGTCCTTGAGCAAGGTGGTCAGCACATTTTGGATCGAACACCACTAAATCGGTTTGGTAGTGAGGAAGATTTAAAAGGGGCAGCTCTATTTTTAGCCTCTGCAGCTTCAAATTATGTAACAGGTGAAACGCTAGTGGTTGATGGTGGGATGCAGGCTCACTGTTAA
- a CDS encoding acyl-CoA dehydrogenase — protein MHFDYSNKVNELLERVRSFMNEHVYPNEAVYEEQLSAQSSRFDSVPSVMEELKQKAKDQGLWNLFLPDSTYGAGLTNLEYAPLCEEMGRSLIGPEVFNCNAPDTGNMEVLARYGSEEQQARWLRPLLDGEIRSCFSMTEPDVASSDATNIEARIERDGDEYVINGRKWWSSGAGDPRCKVAIFMGKTDPEAPRHKQQSMILVPLDAQGVKIKRMLPVFGYDHAPHGHAEIDFDNVRVPAQNMILGEGRGFEIAQGRLGPGRIHHCMRLIGAAERALDDLCKRVQERVAFHKPLADQGVVREWIATSRIEIEQARLLTLKAAYMMDTVGNKEAKAEIAMIKVVAPQMALNVIDRAIQAHGGAGVSDDFTLAAQWANSRTLRLADGPDEVHRRQIAKLELAKHQ, from the coding sequence ATGCATTTTGATTACTCAAATAAAGTAAATGAATTGCTTGAGAGAGTGCGTTCCTTCATGAATGAACATGTCTATCCGAATGAAGCGGTTTACGAAGAGCAGCTGTCAGCACAAAGCTCTCGTTTTGATTCCGTTCCTTCAGTCATGGAAGAATTAAAACAAAAAGCAAAAGATCAAGGGTTGTGGAACTTATTCTTACCCGATTCTACATACGGAGCTGGTCTAACAAATCTTGAATATGCTCCTCTTTGTGAAGAAATGGGACGGTCTCTCATTGGCCCGGAGGTATTTAACTGTAATGCTCCTGATACAGGTAATATGGAAGTGTTGGCGCGGTACGGTAGTGAAGAGCAACAAGCTCGTTGGCTCAGGCCGCTATTAGATGGAGAGATCCGTTCCTGCTTTTCAATGACTGAACCTGATGTTGCCTCCTCTGATGCGACAAATATTGAGGCAAGGATTGAGCGAGACGGAGATGAATACGTCATTAATGGACGGAAGTGGTGGTCTTCAGGAGCTGGAGATCCACGGTGTAAGGTCGCCATATTTATGGGAAAGACAGATCCTGAAGCACCTCGTCATAAACAGCAGTCTATGATTCTCGTACCGCTAGACGCACAAGGTGTGAAGATTAAACGAATGCTTCCGGTGTTTGGTTACGATCATGCCCCTCATGGTCATGCAGAAATAGATTTTGACAATGTGCGTGTACCCGCTCAAAATATGATTCTTGGAGAAGGAAGAGGCTTTGAGATCGCGCAAGGACGTCTTGGTCCTGGACGCATCCATCATTGCATGCGGTTAATTGGTGCAGCTGAGAGAGCGCTTGATGATTTATGTAAGCGTGTACAAGAACGCGTTGCTTTCCATAAACCATTGGCTGATCAGGGGGTAGTGAGGGAGTGGATTGCTACTTCCCGGATAGAGATTGAACAGGCAAGACTTCTAACTCTAAAAGCTGCCTATATGATGGATACGGTAGGGAATAAAGAAGCGAAAGCTGAGATTGCGATGATCAAGGTTGTTGCTCCTCAAATGGCATTAAATGTAATTGACCGGGCGATTCAAGCTCATGGAGGCGCTGGTGTGAGTGATGACTTTACATTAGCTGCTCAGTGGGCTAACTCAAGAACATTACGATTAGCCGATGGACCAGATGAGGTGCATCGACGTCAAATAGCCAAACTTGAACTCGCCAAACATCAATAA
- a CDS encoding kinase, translating into MVEINIMSEMLKHNSRILIGIDGLSRSGKTTFSKRLLQTLSDQQVMGVIFHLDDYIVERSRRYGTELQQWEEYYHLQWDVEQVTTDLFERVLNSDSVTLPLYHSKKDQCGNVTVKLPDKGVIIVEGGFLQREEWRSYLDYCFFLECPREQRFKREDPLTQRDLNKFKQRYWKAEEYYETTVNPAFLADRVLYT; encoded by the coding sequence ATGGTAGAAATAAATATAATGAGTGAAATGTTGAAACATAATAGCAGGATTTTAATTGGAATAGATGGATTGAGCCGGTCTGGAAAAACGACCTTTTCAAAACGTCTCTTGCAAACGTTATCCGATCAACAAGTAATGGGTGTGATCTTTCATCTTGATGATTACATTGTAGAAAGATCAAGACGTTATGGCACGGAACTTCAGCAATGGGAGGAATACTATCATTTACAATGGGACGTTGAACAAGTAACGACAGATCTGTTTGAAAGGGTATTGAATTCCGATTCTGTTACGCTTCCTCTCTATCATTCTAAAAAGGACCAATGCGGAAATGTAACTGTTAAACTCCCTGATAAAGGTGTCATTATTGTTGAAGGGGGCTTTCTGCAGAGGGAAGAGTGGAGGTCTTATTTAGACTATTGTTTCTTTTTGGAATGTCCGAGAGAACAAAGGTTTAAACGGGAGGATCCACTTACTCAAAGAGACCTGAATAAATTCAAACAACGTTATTGGAAAGCAGAAGAGTATTATGAGACAACAGTCAATCCAGCTTTTCTTGCGGATCGGGTTTTATATACATAA